A genomic window from Salvia miltiorrhiza cultivar Shanhuang (shh) chromosome 5, IMPLAD_Smil_shh, whole genome shotgun sequence includes:
- the LOC130987071 gene encoding iron-sulfur assembly protein IscA-like 2, mitochondrial isoform X2 — protein sequence MKTCGFTAVSSRMKELQAEESSKKLLRLSIEAGGCSGFQYNFSLDDKTNNDDRIFEQDGVKLVGDNISFDFVKGATVYYVDELIRFAF from the exons ATGAAG ACCTGTGGTTTCACTGCTGTGTCCTCT CGAATGAAAGAGTTGCAAGCTGAAGAGTCCAGTAAGAAGTTGCTGCGCTTGAGCATAGAAGCTGGTGGTTGCTCTGGGTTTCAGTATAACTTTTCACTTGATGATAAGACCAATAATGATGACAG GATCTTTGAGCAGGATGGAGTTAAATTGGTGGGTGATAATATTTCATTTGACTTTGTGAAAGGGGCAACTGTTTATTATGTTGACGAGCTTATCCGCTTTGCCTTTTAG
- the LOC130987071 gene encoding iron-sulfur assembly protein IscA-like 2, mitochondrial isoform X3 → MKRMKELQAEESSKKLLRLSIEAGGCSGFQYNFSLDDKTNNDDRIFEQDGVKLVGDNISFDFVKGATVYYVDELIRFAF, encoded by the exons ATGAAG CGAATGAAAGAGTTGCAAGCTGAAGAGTCCAGTAAGAAGTTGCTGCGCTTGAGCATAGAAGCTGGTGGTTGCTCTGGGTTTCAGTATAACTTTTCACTTGATGATAAGACCAATAATGATGACAG GATCTTTGAGCAGGATGGAGTTAAATTGGTGGGTGATAATATTTCATTTGACTTTGTGAAAGGGGCAACTGTTTATTATGTTGACGAGCTTATCCGCTTTGCCTTTTAG
- the LOC130987071 gene encoding iron-sulfur assembly protein IscA-like 2, mitochondrial isoform X1, giving the protein MIMQTCGFTAVSSRMKELQAEESSKKLLRLSIEAGGCSGFQYNFSLDDKTNNDDRIFEQDGVKLVGDNISFDFVKGATVYYVDELIRFAF; this is encoded by the exons atgatTATGCAGACCTGTGGTTTCACTGCTGTGTCCTCT CGAATGAAAGAGTTGCAAGCTGAAGAGTCCAGTAAGAAGTTGCTGCGCTTGAGCATAGAAGCTGGTGGTTGCTCTGGGTTTCAGTATAACTTTTCACTTGATGATAAGACCAATAATGATGACAG GATCTTTGAGCAGGATGGAGTTAAATTGGTGGGTGATAATATTTCATTTGACTTTGTGAAAGGGGCAACTGTTTATTATGTTGACGAGCTTATCCGCTTTGCCTTTTAG
- the LOC131026043 gene encoding uncharacterized protein LOC131026043 yields the protein MSNPQIYPNNPMSQSAPSFQFSSQVHPSQGFQPYGYPQQWYPPPGFSPQGYPSQGFMFSDSSRRTSVDGSGTDGGTPSSGKAVQGLENINLSVEPSSDEDEENTNMRRVFYSDADSEVLAQCYIDISIDSVVGNEQKMDKMWKRIAKAYIENRPAKSGANDADIMEMTQTKYKQHHGTKGFKYVGVWRHLKEVPKFFEVQGNVQASKRTKNTEGGAYTSSSTAEETPTSRPMGHKAAKRKEKGKRKKDDLDALREVAKEHETKQQNTYV from the coding sequence ATGTCTAATCCTCAAATATATCCCAACAATCCCATGAGTCAATCAGCCCCTTCATTTCAATTTTCATCCCAAGTGCATCCATCTCAGGGATTTCAACCATACGGATATCCTCAACAATGGTATCCCCCTCCAGGATTTTCCCCACAAGGATATCCTTCACAGGGGTTTATGTTTTCTGACTCTTCTAGGAGGACCAGTGTAGATGGGAGTGGTACTGATGGAGGCACACCATCTTCAGGAAAGGCAGTTCAAGGTTTGGAGAATATAAATCTCTCTGTTGAGCCTTCATCCGACGAGGACGAAGAGAATACCAACATGCGCCGGGTGTTTTATTCAGATGCGGATAGTGAAGTTCTTGCGCAATGTTACATCGATATTAGCATCGATTCAGTTGTTGGAAACGAGCAAAAGATGGACAAAATGTGGAAACGCATTGCGAAAGCCTACATTGAAAATCGCCCCGCCAAGAGCGGTGCAAATGATGCTGATATTATGGAGATGACACAAACAAAATACAAGCAGCATCACGGTACAAAAGGTTTTAAATATGTTGGAGTTTGGAGACATTTGAAAGAAGTTCCCAAGTTTTTCGAGGTGCAAGGAAATGTTCAAGCATCCAAGAGAACCAAAAATACAGAAGGAGGAGCCTACACATCATCTTCTACAGCTGAAGAAACTCCCACGAGTCGCCCAATGGGGCATAAAGCGGCAAAGAGAAAGGAGAAGGGGAAGCGGAAAAAAGATGACCTCGATGCACTGCGTGAAGTTGCAAAAGAGCATGAAACCAAGCAGCAAAATACCTACGTATAA
- the LOC131026044 gene encoding beta-galactosidase 5-like — MAALAQNQQPLRWYKAYCEAPNGDGPLALDMGSMGKGQVWINGQSIGRYWTAVANGSCGVCHYTGPYRSPKCQADCGQPTQRWYHVPRSWLQPKQNLVVLVEELGGDPSRISLVKRTTRSVCVDAVQRHPMVANYQVESTSTKRMLHQAKVPLQCARGQSISTIKFASYRTPTGTCASFRVGSC; from the exons ATGGCAGCTCTTGCCCAAAATCAGCAGCCCCTTCGATGGTACAAG GCGTATTGTGAGGCGCCAAATGGAGACGGGCCGTTGGCATTGGACATGGGAAGCATGGGGAAAGGTCAAGTGTGGATCAATGGACAAAGCATAGGAAGATATTGGACGGCTGTAGCAAATGGAAGCTGCGGAGTTTGCCACTACACCGGTCCATACCGATCCCCTAAATGTCAAGCTGATTGCGGCCAACCAACTCAACGATG GTACCATGTGCCTAGATCATGGTTACAGCCAAAGCAAAATCTCGTCGTACTTGTGGAGGAACTCGGTGGAGATCCATCAAGAATCTCTCTAGTTAAAAGGACAACAAGGAGTGTCTGTGTTGATGCAGTGCAACGCCATCCCATGGTAGCGAATTATCAGGTCGAGAGCACGAGCACGAAAAGAATGCTCCACCAGGCCAAGGTGCCTCTACAGTGCGCCCGTGGCCAATCTATATCGACCATAAAGTTTGCGAGCTACAGAACACCTACAGGAACATGTGCGAGTTTTAGGGTGGGAAGTTGTTAA
- the LOC131026045 gene encoding uncharacterized protein LOC131026045 — MAPGTPAKNPPYDDPSNPYFLPNSDSPGVQLVTQQLNGANYTSWNRSMITALIAKNKLAFVDGSLPRPHHSDLLFTQWMRCNSMVVSWLRNSVNPEISSSIIYIDDAAHIWNDLKDRFSQGNLARICQLKQQLFTLKQGSDDVGAYFTKLRVLWDEYRDYQPVRWCICENCRCNSSRKWNEFQMQECSMQFLIGLNASYSQIRSQIISTTPFPSLSKIFALVLQEEKQRSIDFIPTPLTSGNGDISGSLINAAGYARGKPGRGKFLCTNCGKTNHTVDKCFEIIGYPPGYGRGRGKSQGFTHDSNSRSVNQTSAG, encoded by the coding sequence ATGGCGCCTGGTACGCCTGCCAAAAATCCCCCTTATGACGATCCGTCCAATCCTTATTTTCTTCCGAACAGCGATAGCCCCGGAGTCCAACTGGTTACTCAGCAGCTGAACGGAGCAAATTATACAAGCTGGAATCGTTCAATGATCACGGCACTTATTGCCAAAAATAAGCTCGCCTTCGTCGATGGCTCGCTTCCTCGCCCACACCACTCAGATCTGCTTTTCACTCAATGGATGCGGTGTAATAGCATGGTTGTTTCATGGCTCCGCAATTCGGTTAATCCTGAAATCAGCTCAAGCATCATCTACATCGATGATGCAGCTCACATATGGAATGATCTCAAGGATCGATTCTCACAAGGTAACTTAGCCAGAATTTGTCAGCTCAAACAACAACTCTTCACTCTTAAGCAAGGTTCTGATGATGTTGGTGCTTATTTTACCAAACTACGTGTGCTCTGGGATGAATATCGTGATTATCAACCTGTACGTTGGTGTATTTGTGAAAATTGTCGCTGCAACAGTTCTCGAAAATGGAATGAGTTTCAAATGCAAGAGTGCTCGATGCAATTTCTAATAGGTCTTAATGCATCCTATTCTCAGATCCGATCTCAAATTATATCTACTACGCCTTTTCCGTCACTATCTAAGATTTTTGCCTTGGTGTTGCAAGAGGAAAAGCAACGATCTATAGATTTCATTCCAACTCCTTTGACTTCTGGGAATGGAGATATCTCTGGTTCCTTGATAAATGCTGCCGGTTATGCTAGAGGTAAACCAGGCAGGGGAAAGTTCTTGTGCACCAATTGTGGAAAAACGAATCATACGGTGGATAAATGTTTTGAGATCATTGGTTATCCTCCAGGATATGGCAGAGGTAGAGGAAAATCACAAGGTTTTACTCATGATTCTAATTCTAGATCTGTGAATCAAACAAGTGCAGGTTAA